A segment of the Anabrus simplex isolate iqAnaSimp1 chromosome 11, ASM4041472v1, whole genome shotgun sequence genome:
ctacaatctaggctgtaaatcatgttattcacactgagtgaaatggtagtttaggggaaggcctgaaatttaattcccagatatttatactattagtggtcggatcgataaatactacataactaaagttgtatagaattatatttccgatcatttatatcataaATGTTTACCAtaacggctatgataacagagatattcataaatttgggtttttgttgctaagtccatatcagcaacgagtcacgagaaaatgagtaaacagattttaatgaaaatcggtaggcctatgtatagtcggggaataaggtaCAACAGTCTACGcggtaaataattttataagacgctctaatattcacagagtcgaaacaaaactaaacgtgaaggcctacaacatagaaagctcataactttgatcaacaataaaattacattaactattgtttgttgtgatgtgctttgtgtcttctgttgccactcatcgccgatagatgggattactgctgcgtaccgagtataacagcctgcctgaatattggcggggagtagatggggagttagatctctttcttctttagcatgccattcctctggttcatacattttctgatactactggtacgtaacacactggttcttgaTAGCATTCCAGTTATTCAGTCTTTACTGTAGGgcgctgactggaatgagcagtgtgcgcatttaatggaataatggcagagaagtgttcacgtctgtctgcggccaggtcattccagcaatggaactttggactgttagatcagcaccgtagttcgttaaaagtgagaaaatgtgcgtttatTTCATCTGATCGAatattttaaatgataacattgcttttaatcgctacattcctactgacgtcattataatgacctatgttaacttcagttggaaaaactacaaagacagtcttcctgagaattccgtggcgaagcacggatacatcagctagttagaaataaaaattaacactgGACGTTTTAGCCGTTACATTTCTGTAAAAATGTGATTAAAACACGTCGTTTTATCCTATATGTCGTTATATCGTTTTAAATTAGGAACACTGTACAGTTAGAATGTAGTTCAGGAAATAACCACGAGTTATTGAGGTAAACCATTAGCCGGTATTGAACATGAATGTTAACGTTCCTGAAACTAAAAAAAGGTAGTGAACTCAATTTCATATTTAGTGCCGGGTAATGAAAATGATGCTTCAGCTAACTTTCAACTCaacggaaaggaagaaagaccATCAGAAGTACAAGATATTCCATTTAAGCGATCTAGGAAATTGGCCagaagttatttttttaaaaaatagataaAGGTTAGTTAATGAAGGTTCTATAGATATCTCTGCTAAGAAAGTGATATTTCTTACAGACAAAGAAACTATACGTTGGCTTAGCGTTGCTTTCACCGGCAAGGGGCCTGGAGCTAGATGCAGGTTTTGAAAGTAAAGTTTTTTAATATCCAGTACTGTGCATAGGTTTGGTTAGATGACCTGAAGTAAGCAAACAGGGGGCCCAAACTAATGCCTTGCAAAGAACCTAAGATTTTTCAAGTGGCCCTGCCTGTATGACAAGAAAAAGAGATCATATATGCAGTGTTGAAAATTAccagtccgcctcagtggtgtagtggttagcgtgattagctgccacccccggaggtccgggttcgattcccggctctgccacgaaatttgaaaagtggtacgagggctggaacggggtccactcagcctcgggaggtcaactgagtagaggtgggttcgattcccacctcagccatcctggaagtggttttccgtggtttcccacttctcctccaggcaaatgccgggatggtacctaacttcaggccacggccgcttccttccctcttccttgtctatcccttccaatcttccccatcccccgcaaggcccctgttcagcatagcaggtgaggccgcctgggcgaggtactggtcattctccccagttgtatcccccgaccaagagtctgaagctccaggacactgcccttgaggcggtagaggtgggatccctcgctgagtccgagggaaaaaccgaacctggagggtaaacagatgatgatgatgatgatgatgaaaattaccATCTGGGCATCAATTTCACGTTGATTAAATTTGaaagaaagttttaaaaattaGTTTGTGTTAATGTACGTATATAAACTACTTCGCTATCTGGCCACAAGCATCCAtttagtgagcttgcatccgggagatagtgggttcgaactccactgtcggcagccctgaagatggttttccgtggtttcccatttttacaccaggcaaattctggggttgtaccttaattaagatcacgaccacttccttcccgctcctaggcctttcctatcccatcgtcgctataagcctatctgtgtcggtgcgacgcaaagcaaaccaAAAAAAAAACTAGCCATTTAATATCAGCTAACAGCTAGATTATACACCTTCACTTGGTTTCCTTTCTCATTGGATAATACTTAAGTTTGCGTCGTCATTGTAAATGCATACATCTCACTAATTGTATGCgtttaatttttatgttattatgtTAAGGTTTAATTTTCATTGTGAATGGGGTCTTATTCTTTTATTGCAGGCTGTTTTTGTCTTGGCCCTGGCCGTATGTGCCTATGCCCAGAACCCCAAGGAAGAAGACCAGTCTGTAACTGaggagaagaagcaggagaagCGTGGAGTATTGGGACTTGGCTACGCCGCACCTGCCGCTGTCACTTACGCTGCCCCCGCCATTAGCTACGCCGCCCCCGCTATTAGCTATGCTGCCCCTGCTGCTATCGCCCATCCTGCTGCCGTGAGCTATGCTGCCCCAGCTGCTGTGAGCTATGCCGCCcctgctgctgtaagctacgccgCCCCAGCCTACAGCTATGCCGCTCCCGCCATAGCTCGACTTGGGTATGCTGCCCCTGCTATTGCTCTGCACTGAGAACAGATGAAGACGGATGGTGTTAGCAGGATATCAGAAAGGTACGTAGAAACTATCATTAATTGAAGAGCCCATTTCCAAAGCAGTTTATCTCAAAAAGATATAAACTACTAAATAATAATCCTTGTTGCTGCAACCACAGATTTCTGTCTTGAACATTTATTTTTTGCTCTGTACAAGAACAGCATGTCATTCCAGAAGTTGAGTTTTTAAAATAATACTGTCTTCGTTCCAACTATTTTTaaggttgaaaacatttcttagccgaCATATTCaggtccccatactacaaaaaacgtaaaagtaagcaatttcctcaattgtgccgaaagttgaagggataaaggatcCGGAAATTTTTCAATTGTgaatcttgaatagctctatcaaaataaaaataaaaaatacatttcgaaaaccacttccagcctaaatgcagtttcggataaatagcctaaaatcgcttgtttattttctttctacttgactcaaatcctggccaaattaacttatttacataattctttctgtaatgtgttccttggttcagtaccctcaatTGTTTTATGATCTTTGAAAAATGTACGCACCGAATGTAGTTagatataagggcttaagtgaaactctgcattgactcatattagcgatcgtagtggtagaaaaaggcaaactgctaatttaatcaaCCGGACAAtgctgattaagaaaaggattgtaacttttaggaatgagtaaataatatattctcaaacttttatatattttatctacctaaaatttgtagctcatatccctaggatgttctcgacattcagttgcttgcctgaaaggctagaactgtggatgtttCCTTCAAAGATGTTGCAAAGGACGTCACTGTGTCTCTGTCTGAAAACGTATCCCATGTTTCGTTCTCGTGGATACGTGATTCATCTTAAAGTGTAGTTTCTAATTTTAAGGACGGTTCTTTACTGGGAAGTATGATATTAAAACTCTTGTTGAGGGGTATTTTTTCATTTCACAGATATAAAAATATCGTCACTGACTTTTCTGTAGAGCCTTTTATGCTCAACAATTCTTTCACAAatagtccggctcgttggctgaatggctagcGTTGAGGCCTCCGTtttaggggattttaatcgcgtctgattaattcttctggctcggggacagggtatttgtgttttcctcaacactttcctcttcattttcagacaacacaccacgctaccaaccatcTCAGACgtacgaaatagtgattacatccctccttgcagagttggcgtcaggaagggcatccggtcgtaaaacaggactgaACCCATCCATGTAACACAATTCGTACCCACGGCCCTACAAATgcgggaaaagcgatagaagaagatgaaaaagataAAGAAAAGGCGTACTACATAGCTTGAATACTTAATACTTGAATTTGTGATTAGTATAAAAACCTTCCAGCCTTAATAGTAGTTAGCGATGTCCCATACTTTTTCGTATATGTAGATACGAGTAGAATTATGAACCCAGCCAAACTTACTCGACTGCTACtgtaaggcccggttgtataaaacttttgatctgagtttaaagaggaaaaatggctgccagtcaagttgaacttcgattttccgttgtataaacgctaacctaagatcatctcgtcttgatctaagttcagatttgactgccgaatattcgtcggttaatctccttgaacttagatcattatcattcatattaaacattgaactagacctgaagacttgagaagtgtttccttgtatcgtatatgcgtaagaataccgtaccttaaaaatatcgaggtgcgttataaatatattgaatgctagtagttaaataatattgctaaagatcgctcgattttttcagaagtgaggttatgtgaatatcatataaacaatagcctactgctataccaacatgttgttACTTAAGTTTCTATTATGTTTccagtttacaaaacaaagcatatatatattttctttagcagagatgtcagattattccgattttcgtctgatgaagaagagttgattttacaacgagctcctcgcgtctttcggcacagacggaatccgattattgaattgtgtgaaatgttcaaaataagatttcgtttatcgaaagatgttgtggaacgactggaactaaagttaagggacacactacaaaaacctagtcaaataaattatcccctgtcacccatgtgtatgttcctaacaactcttaggttttatgctacagtaagttttcaaatggttgttggagagctctttaacattgacaagtcaacggctttctctttcaactttgatgtcaccatataggttcttttattttctattatatgtttgtaccttgatagtacaatatccaccagatcgcccttttctttctgtgtgaagttccttccatgtttacttcgcgagattacaatattatcttcttctccttcttcgacagtccttagcctacaaggaatacaaagcctgctcattcgcagtgctctcttcagaaacagtgtccgcctggcagtgcgcgccttgaccactgcagcgctagtataggctccgtgcgctgctgggaaaaatgcaccgctgcgctgcgagtggcgaacattgtaagttaatgcgatcaccgcgcacatatctctgtcgtttcacagcgtgttgctatggccgactaaataataacagtgggatttcagagtgttttatgcaacaacaatcggccaaattattccaaacttcaagaaagtggtcatgtattcAATTTACAAGAaaaaactgttcgcaggaaatagcaacagagagAATAACTGCAAATATAATAAGagaaaaacgttggttcactagagagactaccatttcacgatagagtcaacatagtaatttatgtattatttgtggtgataacgagattgattttcatgtacacattaaagaatgctgtcttcagaaaaatatatttggtctatctctaatacgatatcatgttagcgtaggttaatgttgcGAGTGAGGccttggtaaaataataaaaatatatgcatgaaatgtaagcatatttctgctgttatttatacagtttactcagaaTATGTCACCTCGTGTACCGATCAACCCTGTGAATTGTCTGGGCCTCGTATCTAAAAAGCGcggaaagagaaatacaacaaggagaagagcttatagaggaactttttccgataaaaaggcacaggtttgatgttggaccagttgaaaatatcagaatatcttaacgttgccaataaatTGTTGTGTCTGTATTTACAATACGATCgcgaccacctctgtaatataatgGTTAGCACTGCTAGTTTCCTTCGTCGGGGGCCCCggcttgattcccgatacagacagaaatttaagattgacatgagggtacatgcagctcatgttcattaggggttgcttcaaaagagttgcaccacctcggggcgagaa
Coding sequences within it:
- the LOC136883353 gene encoding cuticle protein 16.5, coding for MKVLAVFVLALAVCAYAQNPKEEDQSVTEEKKQEKRGVLGLGYAAPAAVTYAAPAISYAAPAISYAAPAAIAHPAAVSYAAPAAVSYAAPAAVSYAAPAYSYAAPAIARLGYAAPAIALH